The Marinobacter sp. ANT_B65 genome has a segment encoding these proteins:
- a CDS encoding PhoH family protein has product MNTNDSRQFDLHPIDQRRLTTLCGQFDENLKHVERRLQVSISRRGHHFRVEGQTEHVAAAVEVIRHLYRETEATDDISPDTVHLYIRETGFERLPEDVPFDGSVTIIKTPKLTAKPRGANQQKYVHSIRSHDINFGIGPAGTGKTWLAVACAVEALKDEQVKRILLVRPAVEAGEKLGFLPGDLAQKVDPYLRPLYDALYEMLGFDHVTRLIEKSVIEIAPLAFMRGRTLNNSFIILDESQNTTREQMKMFLTRIGFGSTAVITGDTTQVDLPRGQNSGLIHAAGVLNKVTGIGFTRFEAKDVVRHPLVQRIVEAYDSFDETTVKGSDHRK; this is encoded by the coding sequence TTGAACACCAACGATTCCAGACAGTTTGACTTACACCCGATTGATCAACGCAGGTTGACGACGCTTTGCGGGCAGTTTGATGAGAACCTGAAGCACGTCGAACGGCGCCTGCAGGTATCAATCAGCCGAAGAGGCCATCACTTCAGGGTGGAAGGCCAGACCGAGCACGTTGCCGCAGCAGTGGAAGTGATCCGGCACCTCTATCGGGAAACGGAAGCTACTGACGATATCTCGCCGGACACCGTGCATCTGTATATCAGGGAAACCGGATTTGAGCGGCTTCCCGAAGATGTTCCGTTTGATGGCTCGGTTACGATTATCAAAACCCCAAAGCTCACCGCTAAACCTCGCGGTGCGAATCAGCAGAAGTATGTTCACAGCATTCGCTCTCACGACATCAACTTTGGCATTGGCCCTGCTGGTACGGGCAAAACCTGGCTGGCGGTGGCCTGCGCGGTTGAAGCGCTGAAAGACGAGCAGGTAAAACGGATCCTGCTGGTTCGCCCGGCTGTTGAAGCGGGTGAAAAACTGGGTTTTCTGCCCGGGGATCTGGCCCAGAAGGTGGACCCTTATCTGCGGCCACTGTACGACGCACTTTATGAAATGCTCGGATTTGATCATGTCACGCGGCTTATCGAGAAAAGCGTGATTGAAATTGCACCGCTGGCATTCATGCGCGGCCGTACCCTGAACAACTCGTTTATTATTCTTGATGAAAGCCAGAATACCACCCGTGAACAGATGAAAATGTTCCTGACGCGAATTGGCTTTGGCTCCACTGCAGTAATTACTGGCGACACCACTCAGGTGGATCTGCCGCGCGGCCAGAATTCCGGGCTGATACACGCAGCGGGTGTGCTCAACAAGGTTACGGGCATTGGTTTTACCCGTTTTGAGGCCAAAGACGTTGTCCGGCATCCTCTGGTCCAGCGGATAGTGGAAGCCTACGACTCGTTTGATGAAACAACCGTAAAAGGGAGCGATCACAGGAAGTGA
- the miaB gene encoding tRNA (N6-isopentenyl adenosine(37)-C2)-methylthiotransferase MiaB, giving the protein MAKKLFIKTHGCQMNEYDSSRMADLLKTGEAVEMTDSPDDADILLLNTCSIREKAQEKVFHQLGRWKKLKAKKPELIIGVGGCVASQEGQAILDRAPYVDMVFGPQTLHRLPDMITEVRVKGNGVGVVDVSFPEIEKFDNLPDPGADGPSAFVSIMEGCSKYCTFCVVPYTRGEEVSRPADDVIAEVAHLAGQGVREVNLLGQNVNAYRGETHDGDFMDLAELITLIATIDGIDRIRYTTSHPVEFTDAMIEVYEQVPELVSHLHLPVQSGSDRILAAMKRGHTALEYKSKLRRLRKIRPDISFSSDFIIGFPGETEKDFEDTMKLINDIGFDMSFSFIYSARPGTPASDLPDDTEMEVKKQRLKILQDRINQTVMDISRKMVGSTQRILVTGLSKKDPGEYSGRTENNRIVNFRHENPGIIGHFIDVEIVQAYANSLRGLPVDSKLH; this is encoded by the coding sequence ATGGCCAAAAAGCTGTTCATCAAGACTCACGGTTGCCAGATGAATGAATACGATTCATCCCGTATGGCCGACCTGCTTAAAACCGGAGAAGCGGTAGAAATGACCGACTCCCCGGACGACGCCGATATCCTGTTGCTGAACACCTGCTCCATCCGCGAAAAAGCTCAGGAGAAAGTCTTCCATCAGCTGGGACGCTGGAAAAAACTGAAAGCAAAGAAACCGGAACTGATTATCGGTGTCGGCGGCTGTGTTGCCAGCCAGGAAGGCCAGGCTATTCTCGACCGGGCACCTTATGTTGACATGGTCTTCGGCCCCCAGACTCTGCACCGCCTGCCGGATATGATTACCGAAGTGCGCGTAAAAGGTAACGGCGTGGGCGTTGTAGACGTGAGCTTTCCGGAAATCGAAAAGTTCGACAACCTGCCTGATCCGGGCGCAGACGGCCCATCCGCCTTTGTTTCTATCATGGAAGGCTGCAGCAAATACTGCACATTCTGCGTGGTGCCCTACACCCGCGGCGAGGAAGTCAGCCGGCCAGCTGACGATGTAATCGCGGAGGTCGCCCACCTAGCGGGCCAGGGCGTACGTGAAGTCAATCTTCTGGGCCAGAACGTGAACGCCTACCGGGGCGAAACCCACGATGGCGATTTTATGGACCTGGCGGAACTGATCACCCTGATAGCCACTATCGACGGCATCGATCGCATCCGCTACACCACCTCGCACCCGGTTGAATTCACCGACGCGATGATTGAAGTGTATGAGCAGGTACCTGAGCTGGTCAGTCACCTGCACCTGCCAGTGCAGAGTGGTTCTGATCGTATTCTCGCGGCCATGAAACGCGGCCACACAGCGCTGGAGTACAAATCCAAGCTGCGCCGTTTGCGCAAGATTCGCCCGGATATCAGTTTTTCCTCCGATTTCATCATTGGCTTCCCCGGTGAAACCGAGAAGGATTTTGAAGACACGATGAAACTGATCAACGATATCGGGTTCGATATGTCGTTCAGTTTTATTTACAGCGCTCGTCCCGGCACGCCTGCCTCAGATTTACCAGACGACACTGAAATGGAAGTCAAGAAACAACGCCTGAAAATCCTGCAGGACCGGATCAACCAGACTGTGATGGATATCAGCCGCAAGATGGTGGGTTCAACTCAGCGTATTCTGGTAACAGGACTATCAAAGAAGGACCCTGGGGAGTACTCCGGGCGCACCGAAAATAACCGGATTGTTAATTTCCGGCACGAGAATCCCGGTATTATCGGGCACTTCATAGACGTCGAGATTGTTCAGGCCTACGCAAATTCCTTGCGCGGTTTGCCTGTGGACTCGAAGCTGCACTGA
- the trmH gene encoding tRNA (guanosine(18)-2'-O)-methyltransferase TrmH, translated as MTPERLARIKQVLNTRQPDLSVLTDQVHKPRNLSAILRSCDAFGLSSMHVVWPKEGFRAFRKTAGGSFKWVTPHTHRTMDDAIMSLKGQGHKLYAAQLSDRAIDYRSADFTVPCTIVMGNEVDGVSAGAAEQADEHIVIPMMGMVESLNVSAACAIILSEAQRQRKEAGLFNSRRIPDDEYNRLLFSWCQPVVKRYCDDRNLPYPPLDHETGELVDGVGWMQDVRELRANRPRWTDKKPEEIT; from the coding sequence ATGACTCCAGAGCGTCTTGCCCGCATCAAGCAGGTTTTAAACACCCGCCAACCTGATCTGAGTGTCCTGACCGACCAGGTTCACAAACCGAGAAACCTCTCCGCCATACTGCGATCCTGCGACGCCTTCGGGCTTTCCAGTATGCATGTGGTATGGCCCAAAGAAGGTTTCCGCGCCTTTCGTAAAACCGCTGGTGGAAGCTTCAAATGGGTAACACCCCACACCCATCGCACTATGGATGACGCTATAATGAGCCTGAAAGGGCAGGGCCATAAACTCTACGCTGCACAGTTGTCTGACCGCGCCATCGACTACCGCTCCGCTGACTTCACCGTGCCCTGTACCATCGTCATGGGTAATGAAGTGGATGGTGTCAGCGCCGGTGCGGCTGAGCAGGCCGACGAACACATTGTCATCCCCATGATGGGCATGGTCGAATCCCTCAACGTCTCCGCCGCCTGCGCCATTATCCTCTCGGAAGCACAGAGGCAGCGAAAAGAAGCGGGGTTATTCAACTCCCGACGCATACCGGATGACGAATATAACCGCCTGTTGTTCAGCTGGTGTCAGCCCGTTGTAAAGCGCTACTGCGACGACCGCAACCTGCCATACCCGCCACTCGATCACGAAACCGGTGAACTGGTTGATGGGGTTGGCTGGATGCAGGATGTGAGGGAGCTAAGAGCAAACCGCCCGAGGTGGACCGATAAAAAACCGGAAGAGATAACCTAA
- a CDS encoding nucleoid-associated protein, with protein MAIKHLRTAFSSQYQPGQPARLQSGESLQEPGGDYEALHKQMKRLFNSKPGKKYGRFSDDIGESPFAGWLKDYLEEKQSFASFTDRLFGQWQELLTGSQEEFQGQLMVVHEALADSDVVYVMILESDGALRFDGNQALDTTDVLSTSRLNLAMRVELDDWLGDNAAENYLTLVHARGTGEPGELFIRLCGFTNQVDVEKETLTFLDAVEAFAKSSEPEKAGEVRTRAYEFCKEQHALGEPVAIEALSGYLDEDQPERFREFASKSAELPESGVLHPDHRKVKKLVRIAGSGGGMSVSFSSDLVNQAVYYDRDKDALTITRLPKALREQLERYLESRED; from the coding sequence ATGGCCATCAAACACCTGCGCACTGCTTTTTCCAGTCAATATCAGCCGGGGCAGCCTGCTCGCCTCCAAAGTGGTGAATCGCTGCAGGAACCGGGTGGCGATTACGAGGCCCTGCACAAACAGATGAAGCGGCTGTTTAACAGCAAGCCAGGTAAAAAATATGGGCGATTTTCGGATGATATTGGTGAAAGCCCGTTTGCTGGCTGGCTGAAGGATTACCTTGAGGAGAAACAGAGTTTTGCATCGTTCACTGACCGGTTGTTCGGGCAATGGCAGGAATTGCTGACTGGATCTCAGGAGGAGTTTCAGGGACAGCTTATGGTTGTTCATGAAGCGCTTGCGGACTCGGATGTTGTTTATGTAATGATTCTCGAAAGCGATGGTGCTCTGCGCTTTGATGGCAACCAGGCTTTGGACACAACGGATGTGCTGAGCACGTCACGCCTGAACCTTGCCATGCGGGTTGAGCTGGATGACTGGTTGGGAGACAACGCAGCCGAGAACTACCTTACTCTGGTTCATGCCCGCGGTACTGGCGAGCCCGGCGAACTGTTTATCCGCCTGTGTGGTTTTACCAACCAGGTAGATGTGGAGAAAGAAACCCTGACCTTCCTGGATGCGGTGGAAGCATTTGCGAAGTCTTCAGAACCGGAAAAAGCGGGAGAAGTTCGTACGCGGGCATACGAATTCTGTAAGGAACAGCATGCTCTGGGCGAGCCGGTTGCCATTGAGGCCTTGTCTGGCTATCTGGACGAGGATCAGCCAGAGCGCTTCCGGGAGTTTGCAAGCAAGTCGGCTGAACTGCCGGAGAGCGGTGTCCTGCATCCGGATCACCGGAAGGTGAAGAAGCTGGTACGTATTGCCGGCTCTGGTGGTGGCATGAGCGTTTCCTTTTCTTCAGATCTGGTAAATCAGGCTGTGTATTACGACCGGGATAAGGATGCACTTACGATTACACGTTTGCCCAAGGCGTTGCGGGAGCAGCTGGAGCGGTATCTGGAGAGTCGCGAGGACTGA
- the cysN gene encoding sulfate adenylyltransferase subunit CysN, which yields MSHQSDLIADDIQAYLKQHENKELLRLLTCGSVDDGKSTLIGRLLHDTKMIYEDHMATLKTDSAKMGTTGEKLDLALLVDGLQAEREQGITIDVAYRYFSTDKRKFIIADTPGHEQYTRNMATGASTAQVAILMIDARRGVLTQTRRHSYIASLLGIRHIVVAVNKMDLVDFSEDRFNEIREEYLAFAAKLGLNDIRFVPISALEGDNVVNRSKNMPWFNGLPLMEILETVEVGRDKNLEHFRFPVQYVNRPNLNFRGFCGTIASGLIRPGDKVMALPSRRTSTVKEIVTFDGNLDEAYIDQAVTLTLADEIDISRGDMLVTPEDEPEVGNRFKANIVWMADASLQTGRLYDIKLGPTFTSGTVRKIHYQTDVNTLEQNANPDLLQVNEIGLCDLTLSQPIAFDAYQRNHATGSFIVIDRLTNVTVGAGMIHSLADTAATLEPVAPEERERRLAQQPTIIGCCGKQAPALALAVERALFDQGKTAVVLSEDNAGNADDRRRTAQLLTAHGLIAIAVNLGTDVASVSVSADNTEEVSDIAAALVQELVRDKRI from the coding sequence ATGTCACACCAATCTGATCTCATCGCCGACGACATCCAGGCCTATCTCAAACAGCACGAGAACAAAGAGCTGCTGCGCTTACTCACCTGCGGCAGCGTCGACGACGGCAAAAGCACTCTGATCGGCCGCCTGCTGCATGACACAAAAATGATCTACGAAGATCACATGGCCACCCTGAAAACCGACAGTGCAAAAATGGGCACTACCGGCGAAAAACTGGATCTGGCCTTGCTGGTTGATGGCCTTCAGGCAGAGCGGGAACAAGGCATTACCATTGATGTCGCTTACCGCTATTTCTCCACAGACAAGCGCAAATTCATCATCGCCGACACCCCGGGGCACGAGCAGTACACCCGCAACATGGCCACTGGTGCGTCCACCGCGCAGGTTGCAATTCTGATGATCGACGCACGCCGCGGGGTGCTTACCCAGACACGTCGACATTCATACATTGCTTCCCTGCTTGGCATCCGGCACATCGTAGTAGCCGTGAACAAGATGGACCTGGTGGATTTCAGCGAAGACCGCTTCAACGAAATCAGGGAAGAGTACCTGGCCTTCGCCGCAAAACTCGGGTTGAACGACATCCGGTTTGTGCCGATCTCGGCACTGGAAGGTGACAACGTGGTCAACCGCAGCAAGAACATGCCGTGGTTTAACGGCCTGCCGCTGATGGAGATACTCGAAACGGTAGAAGTGGGCAGAGACAAGAATCTGGAACACTTCCGGTTCCCGGTTCAGTACGTAAACCGCCCAAACCTGAACTTCCGTGGTTTCTGCGGCACCATCGCTTCTGGCTTGATTCGTCCGGGTGACAAGGTTATGGCCCTGCCCTCCCGGCGCACCAGTACTGTAAAAGAGATCGTCACGTTTGACGGCAACCTGGACGAAGCTTATATCGACCAGGCAGTAACCCTGACGCTGGCAGACGAGATCGACATCAGCCGTGGCGATATGCTGGTAACGCCCGAAGACGAGCCGGAAGTGGGCAACCGCTTCAAGGCCAACATCGTGTGGATGGCTGATGCGTCTCTGCAAACCGGGCGGCTGTATGACATAAAACTGGGCCCCACCTTCACATCGGGCACAGTTCGGAAAATCCACTATCAGACAGACGTAAACACTCTGGAGCAGAACGCTAACCCAGACCTGCTGCAAGTAAATGAAATCGGTTTGTGTGACCTTACACTGAGCCAGCCAATTGCATTTGACGCCTACCAGCGCAACCACGCCACGGGCAGCTTTATCGTGATTGATCGGCTGACCAACGTAACCGTTGGTGCCGGTATGATCCACAGCCTGGCAGATACTGCAGCAACCCTTGAACCCGTTGCTCCGGAAGAACGCGAGCGCAGACTGGCGCAGCAGCCGACGATTATTGGCTGCTGCGGCAAGCAAGCTCCAGCCCTTGCACTGGCGGTGGAGCGTGCACTTTTTGACCAGGGCAAGACTGCAGTGGTCCTGAGCGAAGACAATGCGGGTAACGCTGACGACCGCCGTCGTACTGCCCAATTGCTGACAGCTCATGGATTGATTGCGATTGCAGTGAATCTCGGCACTGATGTGGCCAGCGTTTCCGTATCGGCTGATAACACGGAGGAGGTATCCGATATTGCTGCTGCTCTGGTGCAGGAACTGGTTCGCGATAAGAGAATTTAA
- the cysD gene encoding sulfate adenylyltransferase subunit CysD, translating into MTTYNLTHLKQLEAESIHIIREVAAEFDNPVMLYSIGKDSAVMLHLARKAFYPGTLPFPLMHVDTTWKFRDMIDFRERKIKEYGLDLIVHINQDGVEQGIGPFSHGSAKHTDIMKTQALKQALDKHGFDAAFGGARRDEEKSRAKERVYSFRDEYHRWDPKNQRPELWNTYNGKVNKGESIRVFPLSNWTELDIWQYIYLENIEIVPLYYSAVRPVVERDGSLIMVDDDRMPLKEGEKPMMKSIRFRTLGCYPLTGAIESEADTLPEIIQEMLLATSSERQGRVIDHDSAGSMEQKKREGYF; encoded by the coding sequence ATGACCACATACAACCTCACGCATCTGAAGCAACTGGAAGCGGAAAGCATCCACATCATTCGCGAAGTGGCTGCCGAGTTTGATAACCCGGTAATGCTCTACTCCATCGGCAAAGATTCCGCCGTCATGCTGCACCTGGCCCGCAAGGCTTTCTACCCAGGCACACTGCCTTTTCCTCTGATGCACGTGGATACCACCTGGAAATTCCGGGACATGATCGATTTCCGGGAGCGCAAGATAAAGGAATACGGTCTGGATCTGATTGTGCACATTAATCAGGACGGCGTGGAACAGGGTATCGGCCCGTTTTCCCACGGCAGCGCAAAACATACAGACATCATGAAAACCCAGGCACTCAAACAAGCCCTGGATAAACACGGGTTTGATGCGGCCTTCGGTGGTGCCCGCCGGGATGAAGAAAAATCCCGGGCCAAAGAGCGCGTTTACTCTTTCCGCGACGAATACCACCGCTGGGATCCCAAAAACCAGCGCCCGGAACTCTGGAACACCTATAACGGCAAGGTAAACAAAGGCGAGAGTATTCGGGTTTTCCCTCTCTCAAACTGGACTGAGCTGGACATCTGGCAGTATATCTACCTTGAAAATATTGAAATCGTTCCGCTTTATTACTCTGCAGTGCGTCCGGTGGTAGAGCGGGACGGCTCACTCATCATGGTGGATGACGATCGCATGCCTCTGAAAGAGGGTGAAAAGCCGATGATGAAATCCATCCGTTTCCGTACCCTGGGATGTTACCCGCTGACCGGAGCTATTGAATCTGAAGCGGACACTCTGCCAGAGATCATTCAGGAAATGTTGCTGGCAACCAGCTCAGAACGCCAGGGCCGCGTGATCGATCACGACTCTGCTGGCTCCATGGAACAGAAAAAGCGGGAAGGGTACTTCTGA
- a CDS encoding PilZ domain-containing protein → MKTATIKPNLRNQQRVDIESDITIEMPDGGQLTCKISNLSRTGVMVRCNQATAGQLIPDLKAPAPGNWLTVKARFSVPVVAAQPVSILANGNIIHLRRMARDEFQLGIQFANFEGNGFDYVDLYVRKLLADTRNFA, encoded by the coding sequence ATGAAAACAGCCACAATTAAACCAAACCTGCGCAACCAGCAACGTGTGGATATCGAGAGCGACATCACCATTGAGATGCCAGATGGCGGCCAACTCACCTGCAAAATTTCAAACCTTTCCCGGACAGGCGTGATGGTTCGCTGCAATCAGGCGACGGCAGGCCAGCTAATACCCGACCTGAAAGCCCCCGCACCGGGAAACTGGCTTACCGTAAAGGCCAGGTTCTCTGTACCGGTCGTCGCAGCCCAGCCAGTATCGATTTTAGCCAACGGGAACATCATTCACCTGCGAAGAATGGCAAGAGACGAGTTTCAGCTAGGCATACAGTTTGCGAACTTTGAAGGTAACGGGTTCGATTACGTAGACCTGTATGTGCGCAAACTTCTGGCCGATACGCGCAACTTCGCCTGA
- the rimO gene encoding 30S ribosomal protein S12 methylthiotransferase RimO gives MTEKTENTVAGNGKVGFISLGCPKALVDSERILTQLRLDGYDVVPTYNDADIVVVNTCGFIDAAKQESLDAIGEAINENGKVIVTGCMGVEADKIRETHPGVLAVSGPHAYEEVVGAVHQFVPQTREHDPFTDLVPPQGIKLTPRHYAYLKISEGCNHRCTFCIIPSMRGDLVSRPIGDVMDEAQRLVDAGVKELLVISQDTSAYGVDTKYRTGFWQGRPLKTKMQSLCEALGEMGVWVRLHYVYPYPHVDDIIPLMAEGKILPYLDIPFQHASPKVLKAMKRPAHDSKTLDRIRKWRDICPELTIRSTFIVGFPGETEEDFQYLLDWLDEAQLDRVGAFTYSAVEGAKANEIEGAVPEEVKEERLARFMEKQAHISAARLQAKIGTTIDVLIDEVDEEGAIGRSKADAPEIDGMVYLNDVTGLEPGQMVQAVVEHADEHDLWARLA, from the coding sequence ATGACAGAAAAGACCGAGAACACAGTGGCTGGCAACGGCAAAGTTGGTTTCATCAGTCTGGGCTGCCCCAAAGCTCTGGTTGATTCCGAGCGCATTCTGACCCAGTTGCGGCTGGATGGTTACGATGTTGTTCCTACATACAATGATGCAGATATTGTTGTGGTGAACACCTGTGGCTTCATTGATGCGGCGAAGCAGGAATCCCTGGATGCCATAGGCGAAGCGATTAACGAAAATGGCAAAGTGATCGTCACCGGTTGCATGGGTGTAGAAGCTGACAAAATCCGGGAAACCCATCCTGGCGTATTGGCTGTTTCCGGCCCTCACGCCTATGAAGAAGTGGTTGGTGCCGTACATCAGTTTGTTCCGCAAACCCGCGAGCACGATCCGTTTACAGACCTGGTTCCGCCGCAGGGCATCAAATTGACGCCCCGGCATTACGCTTATCTCAAGATTTCTGAAGGCTGCAATCATCGTTGCACCTTCTGTATTATCCCCTCCATGCGTGGCGATCTGGTAAGCCGGCCTATTGGCGACGTTATGGACGAAGCCCAGCGTCTGGTTGATGCCGGAGTCAAAGAGTTACTGGTTATCTCGCAGGACACCTCGGCCTACGGTGTAGATACCAAATATCGCACCGGGTTCTGGCAGGGGCGCCCCCTGAAAACCAAAATGCAGTCACTTTGCGAAGCGCTGGGCGAGATGGGCGTCTGGGTACGTCTGCATTATGTGTATCCATACCCCCACGTGGACGACATTATTCCGCTGATGGCAGAAGGTAAAATTCTGCCATATCTGGACATTCCGTTTCAGCACGCCAGCCCGAAAGTGCTGAAAGCCATGAAGCGCCCGGCCCACGACAGCAAAACACTGGACCGTATTCGCAAGTGGCGGGATATCTGTCCGGAGCTGACCATACGTTCCACATTCATTGTGGGCTTTCCGGGTGAAACCGAAGAAGACTTCCAGTATCTGCTGGACTGGCTGGATGAGGCTCAGTTGGATCGGGTGGGTGCCTTTACCTACAGTGCGGTTGAGGGTGCCAAGGCCAATGAGATTGAAGGCGCCGTGCCGGAGGAAGTCAAAGAAGAACGTCTCGCCCGGTTTATGGAGAAACAAGCCCATATCTCAGCCGCTCGTTTGCAGGCAAAAATTGGCACAACGATTGATGTGTTGATTGACGAAGTGGACGAGGAGGGGGCCATTGGTCGCTCCAAGGCTGATGCGCCAGAAATCGATGGTATGGTATATCTGAACGATGTCACGGGTCTTGAGCCAGGGCAGATGGTGCAGGCCGTGGTGGAGCATGCGGACGAGCATGACCTCTGGGCCCGTCTGGCCTGA
- a CDS encoding carbonic anhydrase: MDHIVQGVLKFRSDIYPSRKDLFRSLADSQNPDVLFVTCSDSRIDPNLVTGSHPGDLFICRNAGNIIPPHSNDTGGMTASIEYAVAVLKVRHIIICGHTDCGAIKGALDMSALDGLPHVREWLGHCRSAMEIVRERHDIATGVCLDHQHMDEAIEENVLQQVQHLRTHPVVAAKLATRKIQIHGWIYDIESGEIRCCGQDSLEFQQFDDFYAEVIQRINKD, from the coding sequence ATGGATCATATTGTTCAGGGTGTACTGAAATTCCGCAGCGACATCTACCCCAGCCGCAAGGATCTGTTCCGGTCACTGGCCGACAGCCAGAATCCGGATGTGCTGTTTGTCACCTGCTCGGACTCACGGATAGATCCGAACCTGGTGACCGGCTCCCACCCCGGAGATCTGTTCATCTGCCGTAATGCGGGCAACATCATACCGCCACATAGCAATGATACCGGCGGCATGACCGCTTCCATCGAGTATGCGGTTGCGGTGCTGAAGGTGCGCCATATCATTATCTGCGGACACACGGACTGCGGCGCCATCAAAGGTGCCCTGGATATGTCAGCCCTGGATGGCCTGCCCCATGTCCGGGAGTGGCTGGGGCACTGCCGCTCAGCCATGGAAATCGTACGGGAACGGCACGACATAGCCACCGGCGTCTGTCTGGACCACCAGCACATGGATGAGGCCATCGAGGAAAATGTACTGCAGCAGGTGCAGCACCTGCGCACCCACCCGGTAGTGGCCGCCAAGCTGGCCACCCGGAAAATCCAGATCCACGGCTGGATCTACGACATTGAATCCGGAGAAATCCGCTGCTGCGGCCAGGACAGCCTGGAGTTCCAGCAGTTCGACGACTTCTACGCCGAAGTGATCCAACGTATCAACAAGGACTGA